One genomic region from Dehalobacter restrictus DSM 9455 encodes:
- a CDS encoding GTP-binding protein, whose amino-acid sequence MALETTGVAFPSNVSEALSTHLRVNAQITVIIDAGRWQWLRIPLENLIIGQLSGAHTVLINKTDLVSPEEAEAVEKDAREINGNAIYYRVSGIAEIGANILQAMLGGES is encoded by the coding sequence TTGGCATTGGAAACAACTGGTGTCGCTTTTCCGAGCAATGTCTCGGAGGCCCTATCTACACACCTTAGAGTTAATGCTCAGATTACTGTAATCATTGATGCAGGCCGATGGCAGTGGCTGCGCATTCCGTTGGAGAATCTGATTATTGGTCAGCTGAGCGGCGCACATACAGTACTTATAAACAAAACAGATCTTGTGAGTCCGGAAGAAGCGGAAGCGGTGGAGAAAGACGCGCGTGAAATCAATGGAAATGCGATTTATTATCGCGTAAGTGGTATAGCGGAAATTGGTGCTAATATTTTACAGGCAATGCTGGGTGGCGAATCATAA